The following proteins are co-located in the Spirosoma montaniterrae genome:
- a CDS encoding SDR family NAD(P)-dependent oxidoreductase, whose translation MGTLANRIIFLTGGASGIGEACATAYASAGASVFILDNQPDRLTETLARLGSPHAGFAGDVSYEADVKAAVEQALQTFGRIDAIHNNAGSASPSKSLDQTTEDEWDQLMAINLKSVYWTTRYGLEALKQTRGCVLNTSSMVGELGQPIHAAYVASKGAMNALTKAMALDYAPFGIRVNAVCPAGVWTPMLRDWAKTQPNPAAIETYLNEIHTLGYCPEAHVVADVCVFLLSDAARFVTGCLMPVGGGAELGYRR comes from the coding sequence ATGGGAACTTTAGCCAACAGAATCATTTTCCTGACCGGCGGTGCATCAGGCATTGGTGAGGCTTGCGCAACGGCTTACGCGAGCGCGGGTGCATCGGTCTTTATTCTCGACAATCAACCCGACCGCCTGACCGAAACGCTGGCCCGGCTGGGTAGCCCCCACGCGGGCTTTGCGGGCGATGTAAGCTACGAAGCCGACGTAAAAGCGGCTGTGGAACAGGCCCTCCAAACGTTTGGCCGCATCGACGCAATTCATAACAATGCGGGCAGCGCGAGTCCGTCGAAATCGCTGGACCAAACCACCGAAGACGAATGGGATCAACTGATGGCGATAAACCTGAAAAGCGTTTACTGGACCACTCGCTACGGCCTGGAGGCTTTGAAGCAAACACGTGGCTGCGTCCTCAACACAAGCAGCATGGTAGGCGAACTCGGCCAGCCGATTCACGCGGCTTACGTAGCCAGCAAAGGAGCCATGAACGCTTTAACGAAGGCAATGGCCCTCGACTACGCGCCGTTTGGGATTCGGGTCAATGCCGTTTGCCCGGCAGGGGTCTGGACCCCGATGCTCCGCGACTGGGCCAAAACACAACCTAATCCAGCCGCCATCGAAACGTATCTGAATGAGATTCATACCCTGGGTTACTGCCCCGAAGCCCATGTCGTGGCCGATGTGTGCGTGTTTCTGCTCTCCGATGCGGCCCGTTTCGTCACCGGGTGCCTGATGCCCGTTGGCGGAGGGGCCGAACTGGGCTACCGTCGTTAA
- a CDS encoding enolase C-terminal domain-like protein — translation MTITAITTADRRFDLRAGAGSDAIHQNIQYAYAVCHLHTGGTTTGTGLAFTLGAGNDLVCQAINALSAPLLGKPIEDLMADFGTVYRSITDQPAYRWLGPHKGVVHLALAAITNACFDLWAKSRQVPLWKLLLDLSPEQLLATLDLSYLEDELTHADALTLLTNQLSTRPDRSEVLKTGYRGYDTSVGWFNYSDEQVVENTRRAISNGFSAMKLKVGSKDPARDIRRAGLIRATAGDAATLMLDANQQWNVPQARQICAQLTDVNPYWIEEPTHPDDVLGHQQLARAVAPFKIATGEHIPNKVIFKNFLQAQAMDFCQVDAVRVGGVAEFLAVSLLAKKFDVPVVPHVGDMGQLHQHLVLFNHIALGHEALFLEHIPHLRSHFRHPAEIVGGYYQTPQHEGSSCDLID, via the coding sequence ATGACTATTACCGCTATTACAACCGCCGACCGCCGATTCGACCTCAGGGCCGGGGCTGGCTCCGATGCTATCCACCAGAATATCCAGTACGCCTATGCCGTTTGCCACCTGCACACGGGTGGAACCACCACCGGCACCGGGCTGGCTTTCACACTCGGCGCGGGCAATGACCTGGTTTGTCAGGCTATCAACGCCCTGTCTGCCCCGTTGCTGGGCAAGCCCATCGAAGACCTGATGGCCGATTTTGGGACCGTTTATCGGAGCATCACCGATCAGCCTGCCTACCGCTGGCTGGGGCCGCACAAGGGCGTGGTTCACCTCGCGCTGGCGGCCATCACCAACGCCTGTTTCGACCTTTGGGCCAAATCCCGGCAGGTTCCGCTTTGGAAACTCCTCCTCGATCTGTCGCCCGAGCAACTGCTGGCGACCCTCGATCTCAGTTACCTCGAAGACGAATTAACCCACGCCGACGCGCTGACCCTACTGACCAACCAACTATCTACCCGCCCCGACCGGAGCGAAGTACTGAAAACCGGCTACCGGGGCTATGACACCTCGGTAGGCTGGTTCAACTATTCCGATGAGCAGGTGGTCGAAAACACGCGCCGGGCCATCAGTAACGGCTTTTCGGCGATGAAGCTGAAAGTGGGTTCCAAAGACCCCGCCCGTGATATTCGCCGGGCGGGCCTTATTCGGGCCACGGCGGGCGACGCGGCTACGCTTATGCTCGATGCCAATCAACAATGGAACGTGCCGCAGGCCCGGCAAATCTGCGCCCAACTGACCGACGTAAACCCGTATTGGATCGAAGAACCCACCCACCCCGACGATGTACTGGGGCATCAACAACTGGCGCGGGCGGTGGCTCCGTTCAAAATCGCGACGGGCGAACACATTCCCAACAAAGTCATTTTCAAGAACTTCCTGCAAGCCCAGGCAATGGATTTTTGCCAGGTCGATGCCGTGCGCGTGGGTGGAGTGGCCGAGTTTCTGGCGGTAAGTTTGCTGGCCAAAAAGTTTGACGTGCCGGTGGTGCCACACGTGGGCGACATGGGCCAACTGCACCAGCATCTGGTCTTGTTCAACCACATTGCGCTGGGTCACGAGGCTCTGTTTCTGGAGCATATTCCGCACCTGCGTTCGCACTTCCGGCACCCCGCCGAAATTGTTGGCGGTTATTACCAAACCCCGCAACACGAGGGTAGCAGTTGCGACTTAATCGACTGA